Part of the Thermococcus barossii genome is shown below.
GAGGGCAAGCCGGTAGCCAATTACCTCCTCGTCCGCGGTGCCGGAACCTATCCGGACATACCGATGAAGTTCACCGAGCAGTGGAAGGTCAAGGCGGCGGCCGTTGTGGCGGTTTCCCTCGTCAAGGGTGTTGCAAGGGCGATAGGGTTCGACATATACACACCGGAGGGGGCGACCGGAGAGTACAACACCGACGAGATGGCGAAGGCGAGGAAAGTCGTCGAGCTGCTCAAAGAGTACGACTTCGTGTTCCTCCACTTCAAGCCGACCGATGCAGCGGGCCACGACAACAATCCAAGGCTGAAGGCCGAGATGATAGAGAAGGCCGACAGGATGATAGGCTACATAGTCGAGCACGTAGACCTTGAAAACGTCGTGATAGCGATAACTGGCGACCACAGCACTCCATGCGAGGTGATGAACCACAGCGGCGATCCGGTTCCGGTCCTCATCGCGGGCGGCGGTGTGAGGCCCGACTACACCGAGAGCTTTGGTGAACGAGAATGCATGCGCGGCGGCCTCGGGAGGATAAAGGGCCACGATATAGTGCCCATCATGATGGACCTGATGAACAGGAGCGAGAAGTTCGGGGCTTAAGCACTCGCCCTTGTTCCCCTTTTTGCCATTATATATAGGGCCATCGGTATCAACGCCAGGGTGAAGGCCCATATCACCGCGGCATACATCGTTGAGCTTATTCTCCCCTCCCTAACGAGGATCGAGAAAAGTCCGAGCGTTATCAGGTAGGCGCCCATTCCCGCCGTGAAAAGCATCGAAAGCCTGCCTGCATTTTTCTTCCTCTTGGCCCGAAGGTCGAGAGCAATGTAGAGAGCGCCGAGGGCCATGGCGAGATACGAGGCGATTTGCCATGTCTCCACCTCACCCACCGGTTTAGTGTATGCTCATCGGCTTAAAAGGATTTCAGCCGAAAGCTTTATAAAGTCGGTGTGCATATGTAATATTGAACTTACACATGGAGGAGGATGGGACCATGAGAAAGATGTGGTTTGGAATTGGGCTGATCGCCCTGTTGATAGGAATGAGCCTGGGGGCAGTCTCGGCGTGGCGCGGACAGCCGGGGCCAAACCCCTACGCCCAGCTGGGAGCCGTTCAGGAGGCGCCAATGCTCAACGGCACGCTCACGGACTACTACGCCGACCTGAGCCAGGAGGAGATAGACGGCCTGCTCTACATGGTCGAGGAGGAGAAGCTCGCGCGTGACGTCTACTTGACGCTTTATGAACAGTGGGGACTTCCGGTCTTCAGCAACATAGCCAAAAGCGAGCAGACCCATATGGACGCGGTGTTCAGCCTGATAGAGAAGTACAACCTCACCGCTCCCGATACCCTAGACCAGGTGGGCGTCTTCACCAACCCGGAGCTCCAGGAGCTCTACAACCAGCTGGTTGAGATGGGAAGCCAGAGCGAGGTTGATGCACTCAAGGTCGGTGCGCTCATAGAGGAAACCGACATCAAGGACCTCGAGGACTGGATAGTCCAGACCGACAACGAGGACATAAAGCTGGTCTACAGCAACCTCATGGCCGGAAGTGAGAACCACCTCAGGGCCTTCGTGAGCCAGCTTGAGGGCATGGGCGTTGACTACACGGCCCAGGTGCTTCCCCAGGAGCAGGTTGACGAGATACTCGCCTCAACCCCGAGCCACGGGATGAGGGGCGGCCACAGAATGATGGGACACGGAAGCATGAACGCCATGAACGGCCAGAGTGCCCAGCCCGGGTTCTGGGACTCGGTGGAGAACGCCTTCAGGCACGCCTGGGGCTGGATGAACAGGTTCGCCCACGGGCTCGGGATGCCCCTTTGAACTTTCTTCCCTTTTCTTGATTCAGGGTGATTGTCATGGATTGGAGCTGCAGGTTTAAGTGCCCACCGGAGGTGAGAGGATGAGAGCCTCGGCCCTCGTCAGGGGTGTCATCGACCTCCTGCTGACGCTCGTGTTCGTCGTGGTGCTGGTGACCGGAATAGGGCTGTACATCGCACCCAGCGGCAGAATCGCGGAGAGCATCGGCTGGACCTTCATGGGCATGGACAAGGACACCCTCACCGACGTCCACACCTACTTCGGCTTCGTGATGGCTGGCCTGGTGTCGATACACCTGGCGATAGGCCTGAAGAGCATGTGGGTGATGCTGAAATCTGCCTTTAGGGGCTCGAGGCTCAAGGTGGCTGCTTCCCTCATCGTCCCGCTGCTCCTGATCGCCGCTGGCTACCAGGCGTTCTCGGCCTACACGGTGGAAGAGGAGCACACCACGACCTCATACGAGGAATATACGGATTCGGGGGTCTACATCACGGGGACCATGATGAAGTACTACACCGTCGAGCAGCTCGCCCAGGAGTTCAACGTTCCAACCTCCGGGCTGCTGGAAAAGCTGAGGGAGAAGGGCACAGACGCGGGTCCAGACGATACGCTGGCGGAGATTGAGTACGAGTACGACCTTGAGCGGGAGGAGTTCAAGGCGATGCTCGAGGAGATAATAACCGAGCTGAGGGGTGAGGATTGATGAAGAGGACCGGTGTTGTTATCGTTGGTCTGCTACTGCTCGCGGTACTGGGCGCGGGCTGCGTAACGAGTGACTCGACGGCAGGAACTACGACCCTCTCGCAGGGGGGAGGCCCTCCCGAGGACAGGGGTTACGGCGGGCCCCCTGACGGGGGTTACTCCGACGTCCCCAACGTCTCGGCGATGCCCTACCAGGAGCTGAGTCAGGACGAAATTGACGCTATACTCTACATGCGCGAGGAGGAGAAGCTCGCGCGCGACGTCTACCTCGTGCTCTACAACGAGACCGGACTCCCCGTGTTCCAGAACATAGCGAGGAGTGAGCAAACCCACATGGACATGGTGCTGAGCCTCATCGAGAAGTACAACCTGAGCGACCCCGTTGATGGTATGACCGTCGGGGAGTTCAACAGCACCGAGATGCAGGAGCTCTACGAGGAGCTGGTCTCGAAGGGGAGCGAAAGCGAGCTCGAGGCCCTCAAAGTCGGGGCGCTGATAGAGGAGATAGACATCAAGGACCTTGAGGAGTGGCTCAAGAGAACCGACAACGAGGACGTGAAGGCGGTCTTCGAGAGCCTAATGGCGGGCAGCGAGAACCACCTGAGGGCGTTCACAAGGCTGATGGAGAACAGGTACGACGTGACGTACTCTCCCCAGGTTCTGGGCCTGGAGGAGTACATTAACATAGTGGGCCGCTGAGGCTGGGGATACTATCCCTTTCCACACTTTTGTACCTTCCATTTTAGCGTTCAGACCGAAACCTTAAAAGAGATTAAACGCTTCTATTTTATTAGGTGATAGCGTGAGCGCTTTTAGGGATCTGAAGGTTGTTGGAGAGGATAGGGTAACGGCCATCGGTCTGGGAACGTGGGGCATAGGCGGCTACGAGAGCCCAGACTACTCCAGAGACGATGAGAGCGTCGAGGTTCTGAGACACGGCCTTGAGCTCGGAATCAACCTCATCGACACGGCCGAGTTCTACGGGGCAGGTCATTCCGAAGAGCTCGTCGGGATGGCAATCAAGGGCTTCGACAGGGAGGAGCTCTTCATAGTCAGCAAGGTCTGGCCGAGCCACTTCGGTTACAGTCAAGCCGAGAGGGCCGCGAGGGCGAGTGCAAAGAGGCTCGGCACCTACATAGACCTCTACCTCCTCCACTGGCCCGGCGATAGCTGGAGGAAGATAGAGGAGACGCTCCACGCTCTGGAGGAGCTGGTCGATGAGGGCCTGATAAGGTACATCGGCGTGAGCAACTTTGACCTTGAGTTACTCAAACGCTCGCAGGAGGCCATGAAGAGGTACGAGATAGTAGCCAACGAGGTGAAGTACTCGCTCAAGGACCGCTGGCCCGAGACGAGCGGTCTGCTCGACTACATGAAGCGGGAGAAGATT
Proteins encoded:
- a CDS encoding DUF2202 domain-containing protein; translated protein: MRKMWFGIGLIALLIGMSLGAVSAWRGQPGPNPYAQLGAVQEAPMLNGTLTDYYADLSQEEIDGLLYMVEEEKLARDVYLTLYEQWGLPVFSNIAKSEQTHMDAVFSLIEKYNLTAPDTLDQVGVFTNPELQELYNQLVEMGSQSEVDALKVGALIEETDIKDLEDWIVQTDNEDIKLVYSNLMAGSENHLRAFVSQLEGMGVDYTAQVLPQEQVDEILASTPSHGMRGGHRMMGHGSMNAMNGQSAQPGFWDSVENAFRHAWGWMNRFAHGLGMPL
- a CDS encoding DUF4405 domain-containing protein, with amino-acid sequence MRASALVRGVIDLLLTLVFVVVLVTGIGLYIAPSGRIAESIGWTFMGMDKDTLTDVHTYFGFVMAGLVSIHLAIGLKSMWVMLKSAFRGSRLKVAASLIVPLLLIAAGYQAFSAYTVEEEHTTTSYEEYTDSGVYITGTMMKYYTVEQLAQEFNVPTSGLLEKLREKGTDAGPDDTLAEIEYEYDLEREEFKAMLEEIITELRGED
- a CDS encoding aldo/keto reductase: MSAFRDLKVVGEDRVTAIGLGTWGIGGYESPDYSRDDESVEVLRHGLELGINLIDTAEFYGAGHSEELVGMAIKGFDREELFIVSKVWPSHFGYSQAERAARASAKRLGTYIDLYLLHWPGDSWRKIEETLHALEELVDEGLIRYIGVSNFDLELLKRSQEAMKRYEIVANEVKYSLKDRWPETSGLLDYMKREKIALIAYTPLEKGSLARNPCLAEIGRRYCKTASQVALNYLIWEENVIAIPKAGRKEHVEENAGAMGWRLSKEDREKARGCV
- a CDS encoding DUF2202 domain-containing protein, translating into MKRTGVVIVGLLLLAVLGAGCVTSDSTAGTTTLSQGGGPPEDRGYGGPPDGGYSDVPNVSAMPYQELSQDEIDAILYMREEEKLARDVYLVLYNETGLPVFQNIARSEQTHMDMVLSLIEKYNLSDPVDGMTVGEFNSTEMQELYEELVSKGSESELEALKVGALIEEIDIKDLEEWLKRTDNEDVKAVFESLMAGSENHLRAFTRLMENRYDVTYSPQVLGLEEYINIVGR